One Streptomyces sp. R28 DNA window includes the following coding sequences:
- a CDS encoding winged helix-turn-helix transcriptional regulator, translated as MSARTSFANWPCSIARTLDVVGDAWTPLVLREAFYGSCRFEEFQGELGIARNTLTDRLRRLVEAGLMERRLYESEPPRHEYLLTEQGKDLFPVLAAMARWGDRWLAGPEGPPTTLHHEACGHDGHAEVVCSTCREPLHADTTTVRMGPGYPERLKSRPDVQRRFSPD; from the coding sequence GTGAGCGCGCGCACGTCCTTCGCCAACTGGCCGTGCTCGATCGCGCGGACCCTGGACGTGGTGGGCGACGCCTGGACCCCGCTGGTCCTTCGGGAGGCCTTCTACGGCAGCTGCCGGTTCGAGGAGTTCCAGGGGGAGTTGGGGATCGCCCGGAACACGCTCACCGACCGGCTGCGTCGTCTGGTCGAGGCGGGGCTGATGGAGCGACGGCTCTACGAGAGCGAGCCGCCCCGCCACGAGTACCTGCTCACGGAGCAGGGCAAGGACCTCTTCCCGGTCCTCGCCGCGATGGCACGCTGGGGCGACCGCTGGCTCGCCGGGCCCGAGGGGCCTCCGACCACCCTGCATCACGAGGCCTGCGGCCACGACGGTCACGCGGAGGTCGTCTGTTCCACCTGCCGCGAGCCGCTGCACGCCGACACCACGACCGTCCGGATGGGCCCCGGCTATCCGGAACGGCTCAAGTCCCGGCCCGATGTACAGCGCCGCTTCTCGCCGGACTGA
- a CDS encoding tetratricopeptide repeat protein — translation MEYYDLGTYTRSVTTSSAQAQLWFDRGLKWTYAFHHEEAVACFEAAAAADPDCAMAHWGIAYALGPNYNKPWEFFDDQDLARTVDRTHAAVELAHAKADTATPVEQALIAALRARYPQAEAVADCSVWNAPYADSMRAVYDLAPDDPDVATLYADALMNLTPWQLWDLRTGEPAEGARTPEAKAALDRVLATDAGRDHPGVVHLYIHLMEMSPTPEAALLVADRLRGLMPDAGHLLHMPSHLEVLCGDYRRVVSDNTAAIAADEKYRSRAGAMNFYTLSRTHNYHFKIYGAMFLGQSEVALQTVEQLEASIPADLLRVPSPPMADWLEGFLAMRVHALIRFGRWDDLLELPLPADPELYCVTTAMHHYARGVAYSSTHRVPEAETERVLFHEAVARVPETRMLFNNTCADILAIASAMLDGELEYRKGDFDAAFAALERSIELDDNLPYDEPWGWMQPTRHAYGALLLEQGRVEEAEAVYRADLGLDGTLPRALQHPGNVWSLHGLHECLMRLGRMAEAQMVAQQLRLAAAMADVPIEASCFCRLDTTGAGAAEEGCCAD, via the coding sequence ATGGAGTACTACGACCTCGGCACCTACACCCGCTCCGTGACCACGTCATCCGCTCAGGCCCAGCTCTGGTTCGACCGCGGCCTGAAGTGGACGTACGCCTTCCACCACGAGGAGGCCGTCGCCTGCTTCGAGGCCGCAGCCGCGGCCGACCCCGACTGCGCCATGGCCCACTGGGGCATCGCGTACGCGCTCGGCCCGAACTACAACAAACCCTGGGAGTTCTTCGACGACCAGGACCTGGCCCGCACCGTCGACCGCACCCATGCCGCCGTGGAGCTGGCCCATGCGAAAGCGGACACCGCCACCCCCGTCGAACAGGCCCTGATCGCCGCACTGCGGGCCCGCTACCCGCAGGCTGAGGCCGTGGCGGACTGCTCCGTCTGGAACGCCCCCTACGCCGACAGCATGCGCGCGGTCTACGACCTCGCCCCCGACGACCCGGACGTCGCCACCCTGTACGCCGACGCCCTGATGAACCTCACCCCCTGGCAGCTGTGGGACCTGAGAACCGGCGAACCGGCCGAGGGCGCGCGCACGCCGGAGGCCAAGGCAGCGCTTGACCGTGTCCTCGCCACCGACGCGGGACGTGACCACCCGGGCGTGGTGCACCTGTACATCCACCTGATGGAGATGTCCCCGACCCCCGAGGCAGCCCTGCTCGTGGCGGACCGGCTGCGCGGCCTGATGCCCGACGCCGGGCATCTGCTGCACATGCCCTCGCACCTGGAGGTGTTGTGCGGCGACTACCGGAGGGTGGTCTCGGACAACACCGCGGCGATCGCGGCCGACGAGAAGTACCGGTCCCGAGCCGGGGCGATGAACTTCTACACCCTGTCCCGCACGCACAACTACCACTTCAAGATCTACGGCGCGATGTTCCTCGGCCAGTCCGAGGTCGCCCTCCAGACCGTCGAGCAGCTCGAGGCCTCCATCCCCGCCGACCTCCTGCGCGTGCCCAGCCCGCCCATGGCCGACTGGCTGGAGGGCTTCCTCGCCATGCGGGTCCACGCCCTGATCCGCTTCGGCCGCTGGGACGACCTCCTGGAGCTGCCCCTGCCCGCCGACCCCGAGCTGTACTGCGTGACGACCGCGATGCACCACTACGCCCGCGGCGTCGCGTACTCCTCGACCCACCGCGTCCCGGAGGCCGAGACGGAACGCGTGCTCTTCCACGAGGCCGTCGCCCGTGTCCCCGAGACCCGCATGCTCTTCAACAACACCTGCGCCGACATCCTCGCGATCGCCTCGGCGATGCTCGACGGCGAACTGGAGTACCGCAAGGGCGACTTCGACGCCGCCTTCGCCGCCCTGGAACGCTCCATCGAACTGGACGACAACCTCCCCTACGACGAACCGTGGGGCTGGATGCAGCCCACCCGGCACGCCTACGGCGCCCTCCTCCTCGAGCAGGGACGTGTCGAGGAGGCCGAGGCGGTCTACCGGGCCGACCTCGGCCTCGACGGCACGCTCCCGCGCGCCTTGCAGCATCCCGGCAACGTCTGGTCCCTGCACGGCCTGCACGAGTGCCTGATGCGTCTGGGCAGGATGGCGGAGGCACAGATGGTGGCCCAGCAGCTGCGTCTCGCGGCCGCGATGGCGGACGTACCGATCGAGGCGTCCTGCTTCTGCCGGCTCGACACCACCGGCGCAGGCGCCGCCGAGGAGGGATGCTGCGCCGACTGA
- a CDS encoding SH3 domain-containing protein has product MSTRTFARAALVGAGALALLGPLTAATAVAASDADGGGARIMAAPYVVVPYETVNVRSGPARSYDKVGSVAANQPRGAYCWVRGETISDHGYTNNVWVKLVEGYVSAVYLKGNEYGDLPASATC; this is encoded by the coding sequence ATGTCCACTCGTACCTTCGCCCGGGCCGCACTCGTCGGTGCCGGTGCGCTCGCTCTGCTCGGGCCGCTCACCGCGGCGACCGCGGTCGCGGCCTCCGACGCGGACGGGGGCGGTGCTCGCATCATGGCCGCGCCGTACGTCGTCGTGCCGTACGAGACGGTCAACGTCCGCTCCGGACCGGCGCGTTCGTACGACAAGGTCGGCAGCGTCGCGGCGAACCAGCCGCGTGGCGCGTACTGCTGGGTGCGCGGCGAGACCATCAGCGACCACGGCTACACCAACAACGTGTGGGTCAAGCTCGTCGAGGGTTACGTGAGCGCCGTCTACCTCAAGGGCAACGAGTACGGGGACCTGCCCGCTTCCGCGACCTGCTGA
- a CDS encoding NUDIX hydrolase produces the protein MSYFVVLDDKRGELLLVAHRKAGLWLPPGGHVEQGEDPWAAVVRECREELNIPAVASDITGERPLFLTVTRTRGQGEHTDVSLWYVISADAGTLTSYDEEEFTAIRWLTPDQVLADTLDSMDPHMHRFTRKLVQARAS, from the coding sequence GTGAGCTACTTCGTCGTTCTGGACGACAAGCGCGGGGAACTGCTGCTCGTCGCGCACCGCAAAGCCGGCCTGTGGCTGCCACCGGGCGGGCATGTGGAGCAGGGTGAGGACCCGTGGGCCGCGGTGGTGCGCGAGTGTCGGGAGGAGCTGAACATCCCGGCGGTCGCTTCGGACATCACGGGCGAGCGACCCCTGTTCCTCACCGTCACCCGGACCCGGGGACAGGGGGAACACACGGACGTCTCGCTCTGGTACGTCATCAGCGCGGACGCAGGAACCCTCACCTCCTACGACGAGGAGGAGTTCACGGCGATCCGATGGCTGACTCCCGATCAGGTGCTCGCCGACACGCTCGACTCGATGGACCCCCACATGCACCGCTTCACCCGCAAGCTGGTGCAGGCCCGGGCTTCATGA
- a CDS encoding sugar kinase, with product MTGPWRPASGPVVCIGETMAALAPDPPSPLLNAAHLRLSVAGAESNVAMYLADHGIPAAWLSALGDDPLGRRVRATVAAAGVDVSHVRTDPHRPTGLLVKDPGAAGTRVHYYRRGSAASALGPEVLDGQPARSASLLHLTGITPALSASCRQLVARALAAEPGTRPYPVSFDVNHRAALWPDRSAPAVLRELADRADIVFVGLDEAQDLWGEELTPAGIRAQLPRPHIFVVKDGANAATAFTDEGVVTVPAPRTTVVEAVGAGDAFAAGFLAGLLRGATTTRALRLGHITAASALQVTGDHGPLPGPQEIEALLALPAGEWQSGPAAAPSPTEH from the coding sequence ATGACCGGCCCGTGGCGCCCAGCCTCCGGCCCGGTCGTCTGCATCGGCGAGACGATGGCGGCCCTGGCCCCCGACCCACCCAGCCCTCTGCTCAACGCGGCGCACCTGCGACTTTCGGTTGCCGGGGCCGAGTCGAACGTCGCCATGTACCTGGCCGACCACGGCATCCCGGCCGCCTGGCTGTCGGCACTCGGCGACGACCCCTTGGGGCGCCGTGTCCGCGCCACGGTCGCCGCCGCCGGCGTCGACGTGTCGCACGTACGCACCGACCCGCATCGTCCGACCGGTCTGCTGGTGAAGGACCCGGGCGCCGCCGGGACCCGCGTCCACTACTACCGACGCGGTTCGGCCGCCTCCGCCCTGGGCCCCGAGGTATTGGACGGTCAGCCCGCCCGTTCGGCCTCGCTGCTGCACCTGACCGGTATCACGCCGGCGCTGTCCGCGTCGTGCCGCCAACTGGTGGCCCGGGCACTGGCCGCCGAGCCCGGCACCCGCCCGTACCCGGTGAGCTTCGACGTGAACCACCGTGCCGCTCTGTGGCCGGACAGGTCGGCCCCTGCCGTGCTGCGCGAACTGGCCGACCGGGCGGACATCGTGTTCGTCGGCCTGGACGAGGCACAGGACCTGTGGGGGGAGGAACTGACGCCGGCAGGCATACGGGCTCAACTCCCGCGCCCCCACATCTTCGTCGTCAAGGACGGAGCGAACGCCGCGACCGCGTTCACCGATGAGGGCGTCGTCACGGTGCCGGCGCCACGCACGACGGTGGTCGAGGCCGTCGGCGCCGGTGACGCCTTCGCGGCCGGTTTCCTCGCGGGCCTGCTGAGGGGCGCGACCACGACACGCGCCCTCCGGCTCGGCCACATCACCGCGGCCTCCGCCCTTCAAGTGACGGGAGACCACGGCCCGTTGCCCGGCCCGCAGGAGATCGAAGCGCTGCTCGCCCTCCCGGCGGGGGAGTGGCAGAGCGGGCCGGCGGCCGCGCCATCACCGACTGAGCATTGA
- a CDS encoding S1 family peptidase yields MRRIQLKYAGLAVLLVLGSWTAGGTTSAAATGSPTVTDTEPASAGLLQAMQRDLGLSEPRAKARLAAERTAMDLTPKARKTAGSAYGGSWFDAESERLTVAVTSDAAPATVREIRASGATVRTVAHSAGELDAAKARIDRLPAPPGVSSWHVDPMANTVVVNVVRDRRADNDVRRFVSRALATGRVTVETVAAAPRTFAAGTVGGDPYYTGNVRCSIGFSVHGGFITAGHCGGQGAGVRGWDGTYVGTFQGSSFPDNDYAWVSVGSGWWTVPVVLGWGTVPDRLVRGSAEAPVGTSICRSGSTTHWHCGTVLAKNETVNYSQGAVHQMTKTSVCAEPGDSGGSFISGDQAQGVTSGGWGNCSGGGETWFQPVNEILGRYGLTLHTA; encoded by the coding sequence TTGAGACGCATCCAACTCAAGTACGCCGGCCTCGCCGTACTGCTCGTCCTCGGCAGCTGGACCGCAGGCGGAACCACCTCGGCCGCAGCGACCGGCTCCCCCACGGTGACCGATACCGAACCCGCCTCCGCCGGACTGCTGCAGGCGATGCAGCGGGACCTCGGTCTGTCCGAACCGCGAGCCAAGGCCCGGCTGGCGGCGGAACGCACCGCCATGGACCTGACGCCGAAGGCGCGCAAAACAGCCGGATCCGCTTACGGCGGCTCGTGGTTCGACGCGGAGAGCGAGCGGCTCACCGTGGCCGTCACGTCGGACGCGGCGCCCGCGACCGTGCGGGAGATCCGGGCTTCCGGCGCGACCGTTCGCACCGTCGCGCACAGCGCCGGAGAACTCGACGCGGCCAAGGCGCGCATCGACCGGCTCCCCGCCCCGCCGGGCGTGAGCAGTTGGCACGTCGATCCGATGGCCAACACGGTCGTTGTGAACGTCGTCCGCGACAGGCGGGCCGACAACGATGTCCGGCGATTCGTCTCCCGCGCCCTGGCGACCGGACGCGTCACGGTCGAGACGGTCGCCGCCGCCCCGCGCACCTTCGCGGCGGGAACAGTCGGCGGCGACCCCTACTACACAGGCAACGTCCGCTGCTCCATAGGCTTCTCGGTGCATGGCGGATTCATCACCGCAGGGCACTGCGGTGGCCAGGGAGCCGGTGTCAGGGGCTGGGACGGCACCTACGTCGGAACGTTCCAGGGCTCCTCGTTCCCGGACAACGACTACGCCTGGGTGAGCGTCGGCAGCGGCTGGTGGACCGTGCCGGTGGTCCTCGGCTGGGGCACGGTGCCCGACCGCCTCGTACGCGGCTCGGCCGAGGCACCCGTGGGCACCTCCATATGCCGGTCCGGCTCCACGACGCACTGGCACTGCGGCACCGTGCTGGCCAAGAACGAGACGGTCAACTACAGCCAGGGAGCGGTGCACCAGATGACGAAGACCAGCGTCTGCGCCGAACCCGGCGACTCCGGAGGCTCCTTCATCAGCGGTGACCAGGCCCAAGGGGTCACCTCAGGCGGCTGGGGCAACTGCTCCGGGGGCGGGGAGACCTGGTTCCAGCCCGTCAACGAGATCCTCGGCCGCTACGGGTTGACTCTGCACACGGCCTGA
- a CDS encoding LLM class flavin-dependent oxidoreductase, with the protein MRAATTVEACGLGSWTQQRDFVVEAEKLGLDICWVAEAWGSDAPSALGYYAAHTERMLLGSGVMQVGTRSPVALAQTAITLANLSQGRFVLGLGPSGPQVMEGLHGVRFARPLARVRETVEIVRQALTGGKIDHSGTEYRIPLPGGDAVPMKLSMRAEHPVPLYLAALSPAMLRLTGEVADGWLGTSFVPEGAADAYFAHLDEGLARGGRVRADLDVCQGAEVAFAPDEEALGAMVAGRRKELAFSLGGMGSASTNFYNRAYSRQGWAEVAEEVRQRWQAGDRDGAAALVTDEMVLATTLIGTESMVRERLRVWRDAGVDTVRLYPAGADMAARLDTLGRAIELVHEVGAQP; encoded by the coding sequence ATGCGGGCCGCGACCACTGTCGAGGCGTGCGGACTCGGTTCCTGGACACAGCAACGGGACTTCGTCGTCGAGGCGGAGAAGCTCGGCCTCGACATCTGCTGGGTGGCCGAGGCATGGGGCTCCGACGCGCCCTCCGCCCTCGGCTACTACGCCGCCCACACCGAACGCATGCTGCTGGGCTCCGGTGTCATGCAGGTCGGGACGCGCAGTCCGGTGGCTCTCGCGCAGACCGCGATCACCCTCGCCAACCTGTCTCAGGGACGCTTCGTGCTCGGCCTGGGCCCCTCGGGTCCCCAGGTGATGGAAGGGCTGCACGGCGTTCGCTTCGCCCGCCCGCTGGCGAGGGTGCGCGAGACCGTGGAGATCGTGCGGCAGGCACTGACCGGCGGCAAGATCGACCACTCCGGCACCGAATACCGCATCCCCCTGCCCGGCGGGGACGCCGTACCCATGAAGCTGTCGATGCGAGCCGAGCACCCCGTACCGCTCTACCTCGCTGCCCTGTCACCTGCCATGCTCCGGCTGACCGGCGAGGTCGCGGACGGCTGGCTCGGCACGAGCTTCGTGCCCGAAGGAGCGGCGGACGCCTACTTCGCTCATCTCGACGAGGGGCTCGCGCGCGGCGGGCGCGTCCGTGCGGATCTGGACGTCTGCCAGGGCGCCGAGGTGGCCTTCGCCCCCGACGAGGAGGCGCTCGGCGCCATGGTGGCCGGCCGCAGGAAGGAACTCGCCTTCAGCCTCGGCGGCATGGGCTCGGCGTCCACCAACTTCTACAACCGCGCCTACAGCAGGCAGGGTTGGGCGGAGGTGGCCGAGGAGGTACGGCAGCGCTGGCAGGCGGGGGACCGGGACGGGGCGGCCGCGCTGGTCACGGACGAGATGGTCCTCGCGACGACGCTGATCGGCACGGAGAGCATGGTGCGGGAGCGGTTGCGCGTCTGGCGCGACGCCGGTGTGGACACCGTGCGCCTGTATCCGGCCGGTGCGGACATGGCCGCCCGGCTCGACACGCTGGGCCGTGCGATCGAGCTGGTCCACGAGGTCGGAGCGCAGCCGTGA
- a CDS encoding N-acetyltransferase family protein, which produces MSYILRPADLTDAAAVTELLNEVDLIEIGRPETDLHSVEADLKRTDVALERDSWLVFLGDRLVAYGLLWDESGGERVDVDHYVLPDHQRAGELILDAMEARALDKARENGAARAVVHLHLNTEPTLDTRLIEERGWYAVRRYHVLQRSLDAAADVVPEVPSGIRLRSCADEADRARVHALYQATFAEHFDFQPRTYDQWLGDLDADALDWSLVWIVGTDKLEDAGFLLARDDREAMGWIRSIGVVREARGLGLGGLLLRQAFAAFAARGRETVGLGVDTANATGAPALYARHGMAVHFAVDTWEAVLK; this is translated from the coding sequence ATGTCGTACATCCTTCGTCCCGCCGACCTCACCGACGCGGCCGCCGTCACCGAACTGCTCAACGAGGTCGACCTCATTGAGATCGGCAGGCCCGAGACCGACCTGCACAGCGTCGAGGCCGATCTGAAGCGGACCGACGTCGCTCTGGAGCGCGACTCCTGGCTGGTCTTCCTCGGCGACCGGCTGGTGGCGTACGGCCTGCTGTGGGACGAGTCGGGGGGCGAGCGCGTCGACGTCGACCACTACGTGCTGCCCGACCACCAGCGGGCCGGCGAGCTGATTCTGGACGCGATGGAGGCCCGGGCCCTCGACAAGGCCCGCGAGAACGGTGCGGCCAGGGCGGTGGTGCATCTGCACCTCAACACGGAGCCCACGCTCGACACGAGGCTGATCGAGGAGCGGGGCTGGTACGCCGTACGGCGCTATCACGTGCTGCAACGGTCGCTGGACGCGGCCGCGGACGTCGTGCCGGAGGTGCCGTCCGGCATACGGCTGCGGTCGTGCGCCGACGAGGCGGACCGCGCGCGTGTCCATGCGCTGTACCAGGCGACCTTCGCCGAGCACTTCGACTTCCAGCCGCGTACCTACGACCAGTGGCTGGGAGACCTCGACGCCGACGCGCTCGACTGGTCCTTGGTGTGGATCGTCGGTACCGACAAGCTGGAGGACGCCGGGTTCCTGCTCGCCCGCGACGACCGGGAGGCGATGGGCTGGATCCGGAGCATCGGCGTGGTGCGGGAGGCCCGCGGTCTGGGTCTCGGCGGCCTGTTGCTGCGGCAGGCGTTCGCCGCGTTCGCCGCGCGCGGGCGGGAGACGGTGGGGCTCGGCGTGGACACCGCCAACGCCACGGGGGCTCCCGCTCTGTACGCCCGGCACGGAATGGCCGTCCATTTCGCCGTCGACACCTGGGAGGCGGTCCTGAAGTGA
- a CDS encoding antibiotic biosynthesis monooxygenase: protein MSVVKINVLTVPAEQRETLEKRFASRAHAVENSDGFEWFELLRPVEGTDTYLVYTRWRDEESFQAWMEGPMKSAHQGGGAEGGERPKPAASGSTLWSFEVVQQAGPKGE from the coding sequence ATGAGCGTAGTCAAGATCAACGTACTGACCGTCCCCGCCGAGCAGCGCGAGACGCTGGAGAAGCGCTTCGCCTCCCGTGCGCATGCCGTGGAGAACTCCGACGGGTTCGAGTGGTTCGAACTCCTGCGGCCGGTCGAAGGCACCGACACCTACCTCGTGTACACGCGCTGGCGTGACGAGGAGTCCTTCCAGGCCTGGATGGAGGGCCCCATGAAGTCGGCCCACCAGGGCGGCGGCGCGGAAGGCGGCGAACGCCCCAAGCCGGCGGCCAGCGGGTCCACGCTGTGGTCCTTCGAGGTCGTGCAGCAGGCGGGGCCGAAGGGCGAGTAG
- a CDS encoding SRPBCC family protein: protein MEWTGARYADMPTVQVRAWVDAPPDRVWRIVSDVTLMPAMSDELQSVEWLDGAAGPAVGARFVGRSRHEDFGEWETTSHVIECEPPRALAWAVADPSRPSAVWRFRLEPRDGGTELSEWMQMGPGRSGLSFAIDRMPEKEEKIVFVRMREFEANMTATLGHIKKLAEA, encoded by the coding sequence GTGGAGTGGACGGGTGCACGCTATGCGGACATGCCCACGGTGCAAGTGCGGGCGTGGGTCGACGCGCCGCCGGACCGGGTGTGGCGGATCGTTTCCGATGTGACGTTGATGCCGGCCATGAGCGATGAGCTCCAGTCGGTCGAGTGGCTCGACGGCGCGGCAGGGCCCGCCGTGGGTGCTCGCTTCGTCGGCCGGAGCAGGCACGAGGACTTCGGGGAGTGGGAGACCACCTCGCACGTCATCGAGTGCGAGCCCCCGCGCGCCCTTGCCTGGGCCGTGGCCGACCCCTCTCGTCCCAGTGCCGTCTGGCGCTTCCGGCTCGAACCCAGGGACGGCGGAACCGAGTTGTCCGAGTGGATGCAGATGGGGCCCGGACGGTCCGGTCTGTCCTTCGCCATCGACCGGATGCCGGAGAAGGAAGAAAAGATCGTGTTCGTGCGTATGCGGGAATTCGAGGCCAACATGACCGCCACCCTGGGGCACATCAAGAAGCTGGCGGAGGCGTGA
- a CDS encoding ABC transporter ATP-binding protein, with translation MGTLESRRVLPGKRSVLLALRYYGRELARLRWLTAPAMLLSALGNIGINYIAPLIVAKLVGDIAGDTQVTLASTLPYVLDFVGVLLLAETLWRIALHCLNRLDALGIEHLYVIGMDELFAKDAAFFHDNFAGSLTKRVLSFASRFEQFVDTLTFQIVGSFVPLVFGAVVLWRYEPLLVVGLLAMIAVTALCVVPLIRRRQALVDEREEAIARVSGHVADSLMNMDTVRAFAAEGREAAEHRSRVAVSRALTLRSWDYGNLRIDTLVAPMSVLTNALGLLLAVTIGGGEHGVEAVVVAFTYYSNATRIMFEFNQIYRRLESSMTEASQFTELLLTPPTVLDPPAPEPLPPGAADVRFERVTFAHAGGRSLFEGLDLAVPAGTKVGLVGRSGGGKTTLTRLLLRMTDIDGGRILIGGQDISRLRQADLRSLIAYVPQDPAMFHRTLRDNIAFARPDATDAEIRRAAETAHVTEFADALPNGFDTMVGERGIKLSGGQRQRVALARAILRDAPILLLDEATSALDSESEILVQEALWRLMDGRTALVVAHRLSTVATMDQLVVLDRGRIVEQGTHHELLAAEGAYAKLWEHQSGGFLDDNPARAELP, from the coding sequence ATGGGTACGCTCGAATCGCGCAGGGTCCTGCCGGGCAAACGCTCGGTGCTTCTCGCGCTTCGTTACTACGGACGGGAATTGGCCCGGCTACGGTGGCTGACGGCACCGGCGATGCTGCTGTCGGCGCTCGGCAACATCGGGATCAACTACATCGCGCCGCTGATCGTCGCCAAGCTCGTCGGCGACATCGCGGGCGACACGCAGGTCACACTCGCCTCGACGCTGCCGTACGTCCTCGACTTCGTCGGTGTGCTCCTGCTCGCGGAGACGTTGTGGCGCATCGCTCTGCACTGTCTGAACCGCCTGGACGCCCTGGGCATCGAGCACCTGTATGTGATCGGGATGGACGAGCTGTTCGCCAAGGACGCGGCGTTCTTCCACGACAACTTCGCCGGGTCGCTGACCAAGCGCGTCCTGAGCTTCGCCTCCCGTTTCGAGCAGTTCGTCGACACGCTGACCTTCCAGATCGTGGGCAGTTTCGTGCCGCTGGTGTTCGGGGCGGTGGTGCTGTGGCGCTACGAACCGCTGCTGGTCGTCGGGCTGTTGGCGATGATCGCGGTGACGGCGCTGTGTGTGGTGCCCCTCATCCGGCGCCGCCAGGCACTCGTCGACGAGCGTGAGGAGGCGATCGCCCGGGTGTCGGGCCACGTCGCCGACAGCCTGATGAACATGGACACGGTGCGGGCGTTCGCCGCCGAGGGTCGCGAGGCCGCCGAGCACCGCTCGCGTGTGGCGGTGTCGCGGGCACTCACCCTGCGGTCGTGGGACTACGGCAATCTGCGCATCGACACGCTGGTCGCACCGATGTCGGTGCTGACCAACGCGCTGGGCCTGCTGCTCGCGGTCACGATCGGTGGGGGCGAGCACGGTGTGGAGGCGGTCGTGGTCGCCTTCACCTACTACTCCAACGCGACGCGGATCATGTTCGAGTTCAACCAGATCTACCGCCGGCTGGAGAGCTCGATGACGGAGGCCTCGCAGTTCACCGAGCTGCTGCTGACGCCGCCGACCGTGCTCGACCCGCCGGCGCCGGAGCCGCTGCCGCCCGGGGCCGCCGACGTCCGGTTCGAGCGGGTGACCTTCGCCCACGCCGGCGGTCGGTCGCTGTTCGAGGGCCTCGACCTGGCCGTGCCCGCCGGGACGAAGGTCGGCCTCGTGGGCCGGTCCGGTGGCGGCAAGACCACGCTCACCCGGCTGCTGTTGCGGATGACGGACATCGACGGCGGCCGGATCCTGATCGGCGGTCAGGACATCAGTCGGCTGCGCCAGGCCGACCTGCGCAGTCTGATCGCCTATGTGCCGCAGGACCCGGCGATGTTCCACCGCACGCTGCGGGACAACATCGCGTTCGCCCGGCCGGACGCCACCGATGCCGAGATCCGCCGCGCGGCCGAGACGGCGCACGTCACGGAGTTCGCCGACGCACTGCCGAACGGCTTCGACACGATGGTGGGCGAGCGTGGCATCAAGCTGTCCGGCGGTCAGCGCCAGCGGGTCGCCCTCGCCCGGGCGATCCTGCGCGACGCACCGATCCTGCTGCTCGACGAGGCGACCAGCGCTCTGGACTCCGAGAGCGAGATCCTCGTCCAGGAGGCGCTGTGGCGGCTCATGGACGGGCGGACGGCGCTCGTGGTGGCGCACCGGCTGAGCACGGTAGCCACCATGGACCAACTCGTCGTCCTCGACCGTGGGCGGATCGTCGAGCAGGGCACCCACCACGAACTGCTCGCGGCGGAGGGCGCCTACGCCAAGCTCTGGGAGCACCAGTCGGGCGGCTTCCTCGACGACAACCCCGCGCGGGCGGAGTTGCCCTGA
- a CDS encoding DUF817 domain-containing protein, producing the protein MVTTSITGPLAASLRHLLDFAWIQTRSCAFAIALMAGVAASTLLPGLPVARYDLLVVYGVLLTLVFWLRGWENGRDVAVIAVCHIIGLAFEIVKVSLGSWSYPEPAVLKFAGVPLYGGFLYAAVGSYVCRAWRLFDLELVRYRPRSTAVVAAAVYVNFFSHHWLPDVRWLLAALLLAVTAGTSVRYTVRGARRRMPLALSFVLIGFFLWGAENLATYLGAWRYPYQLDGWQPVGVEKFGAWSLLISVTFVLAAMVARTHHPKPESTGTPPRS; encoded by the coding sequence ATGGTCACCACAAGCATCACAGGCCCCCTGGCGGCGTCGTTGCGCCACCTGCTCGACTTCGCGTGGATACAGACGCGGTCCTGTGCCTTCGCCATCGCCCTGATGGCCGGCGTGGCGGCATCCACCCTGCTGCCCGGCCTGCCCGTGGCCCGCTACGACCTGCTCGTCGTCTACGGGGTGCTGCTGACGCTGGTGTTCTGGCTGCGCGGCTGGGAGAACGGGCGGGACGTCGCCGTCATCGCCGTCTGCCACATCATCGGCCTGGCCTTCGAGATCGTGAAGGTGTCCCTCGGCTCGTGGAGCTATCCGGAACCGGCCGTACTGAAGTTCGCGGGCGTGCCGCTGTACGGAGGCTTCCTCTACGCCGCTGTCGGCAGCTACGTCTGCCGTGCCTGGCGCCTCTTCGACCTGGAGCTGGTCCGGTACCGCCCACGCTCGACGGCCGTCGTCGCCGCGGCCGTCTACGTCAACTTCTTCAGTCACCACTGGCTTCCCGACGTCCGCTGGCTCCTGGCCGCACTGCTCCTGGCCGTCACCGCGGGCACCTCGGTGCGCTACACCGTGCGCGGTGCACGCCGACGAATGCCGCTCGCGCTGTCGTTCGTCCTGATCGGCTTCTTCCTCTGGGGCGCCGAGAACCTCGCCACCTACCTGGGCGCATGGCGCTACCCGTACCAACTCGACGGCTGGCAGCCCGTGGGAGTGGAGAAGTTCGGCGCCTGGTCCCTGCTGATCAGCGTGACCTTCGTCCTGGCGGCCATGGTCGCCAGGACGCACCACCCCAAGCCCGAGAGCACCGGCACACCGCCGAGATCATGA